Proteins found in one Amycolatopsis aidingensis genomic segment:
- a CDS encoding response regulator transcription factor translates to MSEEHVANGVAAPWNVPGDVIAGARETATSSAALAPRATQGQRRRQRTMVIFDPQPISGLGVSANAGRALPEFTDPVYVTSLRDAFTRIGADPPALFVAHAPPAVALRILQKLSRMDAAVPLLLLLPRPVPDEELVRLRAAGVAGLLPAQATPEELRIAIAQTYFHRDYRHPKLTPVEQFAGPAPERKPLSKRELTVLHLMAEGWTNEAIGRRLFLSTDTIRCHVRSVLSKLHAENRTHAVALGYRLGLLNCGAPDCPAHPIGGGRVEA, encoded by the coding sequence ATGTCCGAAGAGCATGTTGCGAATGGAGTAGCGGCACCCTGGAACGTCCCTGGCGACGTGATCGCGGGCGCGCGCGAAACCGCAACAAGCTCCGCGGCGCTCGCGCCAAGGGCCACCCAGGGGCAACGCAGGCGCCAGCGCACGATGGTCATCTTCGATCCGCAGCCGATTTCCGGCCTCGGCGTGTCCGCGAACGCGGGCCGGGCGCTGCCCGAGTTCACCGACCCCGTGTACGTGACCAGCCTGCGGGACGCCTTCACCCGGATCGGTGCGGACCCGCCCGCGCTGTTCGTCGCGCACGCACCGCCCGCGGTGGCCCTCCGCATCCTGCAGAAACTGTCCAGAATGGACGCCGCGGTCCCGTTGCTGCTGTTGCTGCCGCGTCCGGTGCCGGACGAGGAGCTCGTCCGGTTGCGTGCCGCGGGGGTCGCCGGGTTGCTGCCGGCGCAGGCCACGCCGGAGGAACTGCGGATCGCGATCGCGCAGACCTACTTCCATCGCGACTACCGCCATCCCAAGCTGACCCCGGTGGAGCAGTTCGCAGGCCCGGCGCCGGAGCGCAAGCCGCTGAGCAAGCGGGAGCTGACGGTGCTGCACCTGATGGCCGAGGGCTGGACCAACGAGGCGATCGGACGGCGGCTGTTCCTCAGCACCGACACGATCCGCTGCCACGTCCGGTCGGTGCTGAGCAAGCTGCATGCGGAGAACCGCACGCACGCGGTCGCCCTCGGCTACCGGCTCGGCCTGCTCAACTGCGGCGCACCCGACTGCCCGGCCCACCCCATCGGGGGTGGCAGGGTGGAGGCGTGA
- a CDS encoding L,D-transpeptidase family protein: MLAVGAIALLTLLTSACGGEEVPGAPQALSAEEIAALPEATTYGKVPDAPEDPRPNEAVAGEVIHPEDELVVYAAAGSDPIARLPVKQIESPTWVPVIERQGDWAQILLPSRPNTSAGWVHVPEGTVESANNDYIVHVDLAAYQLRITKGDEQIGEWKVGIGKPEYPTPKGRAFIIASIAETENTYSPIVLPLSSHSDSHETFGGGPGTVGIHTWPDNSFVGKANSDGCIRVTKEALDRLVKLPLGTIVNVA; the protein is encoded by the coding sequence CTGCTCGCGGTCGGTGCCATTGCCCTGCTGACCTTGCTGACCTCGGCCTGTGGTGGCGAGGAGGTGCCCGGCGCGCCCCAGGCGCTGAGCGCTGAGGAGATCGCCGCGCTGCCCGAGGCCACCACCTACGGCAAGGTGCCGGACGCGCCCGAGGACCCGCGCCCGAACGAGGCGGTCGCCGGTGAGGTGATTCACCCCGAGGACGAACTCGTCGTCTACGCCGCCGCGGGCAGTGACCCGATCGCCCGGCTGCCGGTGAAACAGATCGAGTCGCCGACCTGGGTGCCGGTGATCGAGCGGCAGGGCGACTGGGCGCAGATCCTGCTGCCGTCCCGGCCGAACACCTCGGCGGGCTGGGTGCACGTACCCGAGGGCACCGTCGAGTCCGCCAACAACGACTACATCGTGCACGTCGACCTTGCCGCCTACCAGCTGCGGATCACCAAGGGCGACGAGCAGATCGGCGAGTGGAAGGTGGGGATCGGCAAACCCGAGTACCCCACGCCGAAGGGGCGAGCCTTCATCATCGCCTCGATCGCCGAGACCGAGAACACCTACAGCCCGATCGTTCTGCCGCTGAGCAGCCACTCGGACTCACACGAGACCTTCGGCGGCGGCCCAGGGACGGTCGGTATCCACACCTGGCCGGACAACAGTTTTGTCGGCAAGGCCAACAGCGACGGGTGCATCCGGGTGACCAAGGAAGCCCTGGACCGCCTCGTCAAACTGCCGCTCGGCACGATCGTCAACGTCGCCTGA
- the ligD gene encoding non-homologous end-joining DNA ligase, with amino-acid sequence MPEQKIAVEVDGRRLTLSNLDKVLYPAEGFTKREVLDYYRRVAPAILPHLAGRASTFLRYPDGVDGQQFYEKDVSRHAPDWVRTARLVNSGSRGGSEVNHHPVIADLPTLIWAANLAALELHVPQWTVGSRGARHNPDRLVFDLDPGPPATVVECCRVADRLREVLAEDGLTAYPKTSGSKGLQVYCAVRTRQPERTSEYARAVAESLASESPGEVVARMTKAVRPGKVFIDWSQNNPAKTTVAPYSLRGREHPTVSTPVTWAEVRNCTSVADLTFTAAEVPDRVDRLGDLFGGLTGQRMTLPRSR; translated from the coding sequence ATGCCTGAGCAGAAGATCGCGGTCGAGGTGGATGGCCGCAGGCTGACACTGTCCAACCTGGACAAGGTGCTGTACCCGGCCGAGGGGTTCACCAAGCGGGAGGTACTGGACTACTACCGCCGGGTGGCCCCGGCGATCCTGCCACATCTCGCCGGGCGGGCGAGCACCTTCCTGCGGTATCCGGACGGTGTGGACGGACAGCAGTTCTACGAGAAGGACGTCTCCCGGCACGCGCCGGACTGGGTGCGCACCGCCCGGCTGGTCAACTCCGGCAGCCGGGGCGGCTCGGAGGTCAACCACCACCCGGTGATCGCGGATCTGCCCACCCTGATCTGGGCGGCCAACCTGGCCGCGCTGGAGCTGCACGTTCCGCAGTGGACGGTTGGTTCCCGCGGCGCGCGGCACAATCCGGACCGGCTGGTGTTCGATCTCGACCCCGGCCCGCCCGCCACCGTGGTGGAGTGCTGCCGGGTCGCCGACCGGCTGCGCGAGGTACTGGCCGAGGACGGTCTCACCGCGTACCCGAAAACCAGCGGTTCGAAGGGGCTTCAGGTCTACTGCGCGGTGCGGACCCGGCAGCCGGAACGCACCTCGGAATACGCCAGGGCGGTGGCCGAGTCGCTGGCGAGCGAGTCTCCAGGCGAGGTGGTGGCCAGGATGACCAAGGCGGTGCGGCCGGGCAAGGTGTTCATCGACTGGAGCCAGAACAATCCCGCGAAGACCACCGTGGCGCCGTACTCGCTGCGCGGAAGGGAGCACCCGACGGTGTCCACCCCGGTCACCTGGGCGGAGGTGCGGAACTGCACCTCGGTGGCGGACCTGACCTTCACCGCGGCCGAGGTGCCGGACCGCGTCGATCGCCTCGGCGACCTGTTCGGCGGGCTGACCGGGCAACGGATGACCCTGCCGAGGTCGCGCTGA
- a CDS encoding AMP-binding protein translates to MTAASTSMQAFQAAREFLLRNREDYPTAYRDFRWPELGEFNWAIDWFGHLASDPGSADTTALWIVEEDGSEGRWTFAELAYRSDQVACWLRGHGVRRGDRIILMLGNQVELWETLLAAMKLGAVVIPATTLLAPADLTDRVRRGNARHVVVGSADTGKFAEVAGDYTRIAVGEPVHGWLHYAEAYTAPGEFHPDAPTRANDPFLLYFTSGTTAQPKLVEHTHASYPVGHLSTMFWIGLEPGDVHLNISSPGWAKHAWSNVFAPWNAGATVFIHNYSRFDANRLLSEMDRCGVTSFCAPPTVWRMLIQADLGSLRTPPAKVVGAGEPLNPEVIEQVRKAWGITIRDGYGQTETTVQVANTPGQPIKPGSMGRPTPGYVITLVDPATGEPGPDGEICIDLAHRPLGLMVGYHGDEERNAEVMRDGYYHTGDVGSRDEQGYITYVGRTDDVFKASDYRISPFELESVLLEHDAVAEAAVVPAPDELRLAVPKAYVVLAAGWAADESTAEAILRYAREHLAPYKRIRRLEFAELPKTISGKIRRVELRAREQDQETAGRRAGAEWRDDQFPGLRG, encoded by the coding sequence ATGACTGCGGCGAGCACGAGTATGCAGGCTTTCCAGGCCGCGCGGGAGTTCCTGCTGCGCAACCGGGAGGACTATCCGACGGCCTACCGTGACTTCCGCTGGCCGGAGCTAGGCGAGTTCAACTGGGCGATCGACTGGTTCGGCCACCTGGCGAGTGATCCCGGCAGCGCGGACACCACCGCACTGTGGATCGTCGAGGAGGACGGCTCCGAGGGCAGGTGGACCTTCGCCGAACTGGCGTACCGCAGCGACCAGGTGGCCTGCTGGCTGCGCGGGCACGGGGTGCGGCGCGGCGACCGGATCATCCTGATGCTGGGCAACCAGGTGGAGCTGTGGGAGACCCTGCTCGCCGCGATGAAGCTGGGCGCCGTGGTGATCCCGGCGACCACCCTGCTCGCACCCGCGGACCTGACCGACCGGGTGCGGCGCGGCAACGCGCGGCATGTGGTGGTGGGTTCGGCCGACACCGGCAAGTTCGCCGAGGTGGCAGGCGACTACACGCGGATCGCGGTTGGCGAGCCGGTGCACGGCTGGCTGCACTACGCCGAGGCCTACACCGCGCCCGGCGAGTTCCATCCGGACGCGCCCACCAGGGCGAACGATCCCTTCCTGCTGTACTTCACCTCCGGGACCACGGCGCAGCCGAAGCTGGTCGAGCACACGCACGCGTCCTATCCGGTCGGTCATCTGTCCACGATGTTCTGGATCGGGCTGGAACCAGGGGACGTGCACCTGAACATCTCCTCCCCCGGCTGGGCCAAGCACGCCTGGAGCAACGTGTTCGCCCCGTGGAACGCGGGCGCGACGGTGTTCATCCACAACTACTCCCGGTTCGACGCGAACCGGTTGCTGTCCGAAATGGACCGGTGCGGGGTGACCAGCTTCTGCGCCCCGCCGACGGTGTGGCGGATGCTGATCCAGGCCGACCTCGGCTCGCTGCGCACCCCGCCCGCGAAGGTGGTCGGCGCGGGCGAGCCGCTCAACCCCGAGGTGATCGAGCAGGTGCGCAAGGCATGGGGGATCACCATCCGGGACGGCTACGGCCAGACCGAGACCACCGTGCAGGTCGCCAACACCCCCGGCCAGCCGATCAAGCCAGGGTCGATGGGGCGCCCGACGCCGGGCTACGTGATCACCCTGGTCGATCCGGCGACCGGGGAACCCGGCCCGGACGGCGAGATCTGCATCGACCTCGCGCACCGGCCGCTCGGCCTGATGGTCGGCTATCACGGGGACGAGGAGCGCAACGCCGAGGTGATGCGGGACGGCTACTACCACACCGGGGACGTCGGCTCCCGGGACGAGCAGGGCTACATCACCTACGTCGGCCGTACCGACGACGTGTTCAAGGCCTCGGACTACCGGATCTCGCCGTTCGAGCTGGAGAGCGTGCTGCTGGAGCACGATGCGGTGGCCGAGGCCGCCGTGGTGCCTGCCCCGGACGAGCTGCGGCTGGCGGTGCCGAAGGCCTATGTGGTGCTGGCCGCGGGCTGGGCCGCCGACGAGTCCACCGCGGAGGCGATCCTGCGGTACGCCCGCGAGCACCTCGCACCGTACAAGCGGATCCGCAGGCTGGAGTTCGCCGAGCTGCCGAAGACGATCTCCGGCAAGATCCGCAGGGTCGAGCTGCGCGCCCGCGAGCAGGACCAGGAAACGGCCGGGCGGCGCGCGGGCGCGGAGTGGCGGGACGACCAGTTCCCCGGCCTGCGCGGGTGA
- a CDS encoding DNA polymerase ligase N-terminal domain-containing protein has protein sequence MPDLSEYRRKRHPDRTPEPMPAAGDPPTGADDLFVVQQHHASSLHWDLRLEREGVLVSWAVPKGLPPEPDRSRLAVHTEDHPLEYVSFEGEIPAGEYGAGRMWIWDRGRYETLHWNPHKVEVVLHGERVRGRYVLINQHEPDRPQDWVLRRLDPAEPGWAGLPEFLPPMPARAGPLPEGPGWAYEFRWGGMRAQVRAEGGRPAVRDRAGEEITAWFPELRGLGEQLGSLEALLDGELVAFHEGRPSAAALRRRLAASTSGGQRPGSQARRIPVAYLPFDLLHLDGRSCLELPYTERRRLLTELGLAGPHWRVPEHYTGDGQAVLAASADNGLAGVIAKRTSARYRPGRANRDWIAVDAGSLTGEVVPDA, from the coding sequence ATGCCCGACCTGAGCGAGTACCGCCGCAAGCGGCATCCGGACCGCACCCCGGAACCCATGCCGGCGGCAGGCGACCCGCCGACGGGCGCCGACGACCTGTTCGTGGTGCAGCAGCACCATGCCAGCAGCCTGCACTGGGACCTACGGCTGGAGCGGGAAGGGGTGCTGGTCTCCTGGGCGGTGCCAAAGGGCCTGCCACCGGAGCCGGACAGGTCGCGGCTCGCGGTGCACACCGAGGACCATCCGCTGGAGTACGTGAGCTTCGAGGGCGAGATCCCCGCCGGCGAGTACGGCGCGGGCCGGATGTGGATCTGGGACCGCGGCCGGTACGAGACCCTGCACTGGAACCCGCACAAGGTCGAGGTGGTGCTGCACGGCGAGCGGGTGCGCGGCCGGTACGTGCTGATCAACCAGCACGAGCCGGATCGCCCGCAGGACTGGGTGCTGCGCAGGCTCGATCCGGCCGAACCCGGCTGGGCCGGGCTGCCCGAGTTCCTGCCGCCGATGCCCGCGCGCGCAGGCCCGCTGCCGGAGGGTCCCGGCTGGGCGTACGAGTTCCGGTGGGGCGGGATGCGGGCACAGGTCCGGGCCGAGGGCGGCAGGCCGGCCGTGCGGGACCGGGCGGGCGAGGAGATCACCGCGTGGTTTCCCGAGTTGCGCGGGCTGGGCGAGCAGCTGGGCTCGCTGGAGGCGCTGCTGGACGGCGAGCTGGTCGCCTTCCACGAGGGCAGGCCCAGCGCGGCGGCGCTGCGCCGCAGGCTCGCCGCGAGCACCTCGGGCGGACAGCGGCCCGGCAGCCAGGCGCGGCGCATTCCGGTGGCGTACCTGCCGTTCGACCTGCTGCATCTGGATGGTCGCAGCTGCCTCGAACTGCCCTACACCGAGCGCAGGAGGTTACTCACCGAGCTCGGGCTCGCCGGGCCGCACTGGCGGGTTCCCGAGCACTACACCGGGGACGGGCAGGCGGTGCTGGCGGCGAGCGCGGACAACGGGCTGGCCGGGGTGATCGCGAAACGGACCAGCGCACGGTACCGCCCCGGCCGGGCGAACCGGGACTGGATCGCGGTGGACGCGGGTAGCCTCACCGGCGAGGTGGTGCCGGATGCCTGA
- a CDS encoding choice-of-anchor P family protein, giving the protein MSKKRTAAALGAGALSLLLVGGLAPHAAATEAEDSAYAIAASKLVTIPKTPHVVGSGKESLVAADLPPGEMPLLHTGVLNAEAEQGYAKASVAELKLDLPALPISAEKIVAKCDDLTGSIALATVQIGPKKITLGEHIKPNTTIGVEGLATVTLNKQTENEDGSLTVTAISVKVLDKLQRVDISSATCTKKQGGQEPSETTGPSEPSETTGPSEPSETTSPTKPGDNGDNGDDGDDDLPGDEADENGNAPQPTPQPGHLDVTG; this is encoded by the coding sequence TTGTCCAAGAAGAGAACCGCAGCCGCCCTCGGCGCCGGTGCCCTGTCCCTGCTGCTCGTCGGCGGCCTGGCCCCGCACGCGGCGGCCACCGAGGCCGAGGACTCCGCCTACGCCATCGCGGCCAGCAAGCTGGTCACCATCCCGAAGACGCCGCACGTGGTCGGTTCCGGGAAGGAGTCGCTGGTCGCCGCCGACCTGCCGCCCGGCGAGATGCCGCTGCTGCACACCGGTGTGCTGAACGCCGAGGCGGAGCAGGGCTACGCCAAGGCCAGCGTGGCCGAGCTGAAGCTCGACCTGCCCGCCCTGCCCATCTCCGCGGAGAAGATCGTCGCGAAGTGCGACGACCTCACCGGCTCGATCGCCCTGGCCACCGTGCAGATCGGTCCCAAGAAGATCACGCTCGGCGAGCACATCAAGCCGAACACCACGATCGGCGTCGAGGGCCTGGCCACCGTCACGCTGAACAAGCAGACCGAGAACGAGGACGGCTCGCTGACCGTCACCGCCATCTCGGTCAAGGTGCTCGACAAGCTGCAGAGGGTGGACATCTCCTCGGCAACCTGCACCAAGAAGCAGGGCGGCCAGGAGCCCTCCGAGACGACCGGGCCGAGCGAGCCCTCGGAGACCACCGGCCCGAGCGAGCCCTCCGAGACGACCTCGCCGACCAAGCCCGGGGACAACGGTGACAACGGGGACGACGGCGACGACGACCTGCCCGGCGACGAGGCGGACGAGAACGGCAACGCCCCGCAGCCGACCCCGCAGCCGGGACACCTCGACGTGACCGGCTGA
- a CDS encoding DUF6401 family natural product biosynthesis protein gives MTWLELLTDHSARRWLRRMGSQLDSGWAALAGAECLRHAFAEHLTAVAEVVRCEEQLVPRPEPVTRLVLLASHAYDTRLLATRAGWLPPRAITDWSPREWYGLRLLACYRLACEVRHGPRLPSAARATHSLAPRLGHERTG, from the coding sequence GTGACCTGGTTGGAGTTGCTGACGGATCATTCGGCGCGGCGGTGGCTGCGCCGGATGGGCTCCCAGCTGGACTCCGGCTGGGCCGCGCTCGCCGGTGCGGAATGCCTGCGCCACGCCTTCGCCGAGCATCTGACCGCGGTGGCCGAGGTGGTCCGCTGCGAGGAGCAGCTGGTGCCCCGCCCGGAACCGGTGACCAGGCTGGTGTTGCTGGCCAGCCACGCCTACGACACCCGCCTGCTGGCCACCCGCGCGGGCTGGCTGCCGCCGCGCGCCATCACCGACTGGTCGCCGCGGGAGTGGTACGGGCTGCGGCTGCTCGCCTGCTACCGGCTGGCCTGCGAGGTGCGGCACGGACCGCGGCTGCCGAGCGCCGCCCGAGCCACCCACAGCTTGGCGCCACGGCTGGGCCACGAACGCACCGGATAA
- a CDS encoding universal stress protein → MGTAHPGNAPVVAGVDGSERALAAVRWAALTAARQHAPLELVHAAGYPDLYVGAAAPPSEVLQQQLREQGEDALSTAERHAEDAAGIRARTRLETDAPVPLLLRASEAARMVVLGTSGHGGFVGLLLGSTTVALATHAHCPVVSVHGDPPETGPVVVGVDGSELSEQATGHAFEQASLRGAELVAVHTWSDADTDVVFSAARMEFEWEPVEDAERRVLAERLAGWQAEYPDVVVHKVVAKDRPRHQLLEWGEVARLLVVGSRGRGGFRGLLLGSTSQALIHHATCPVMVVRPEHGYPDGGGG, encoded by the coding sequence ATGGGAACGGCACATCCCGGCAACGCCCCGGTTGTGGCCGGGGTGGACGGTTCGGAGCGGGCGCTCGCGGCGGTCCGCTGGGCCGCGCTGACCGCGGCCCGCCAGCACGCGCCACTGGAGCTGGTGCACGCGGCCGGCTACCCGGACCTCTACGTGGGTGCCGCCGCACCGCCGTCGGAGGTGCTCCAGCAACAGTTGCGGGAGCAGGGTGAGGACGCACTGTCCACGGCCGAGCGCCATGCCGAGGACGCGGCCGGGATCAGGGCCCGGACCAGGCTGGAGACCGACGCACCGGTTCCGTTGCTGCTCAGGGCGTCCGAGGCCGCGCGGATGGTGGTGCTCGGCACCAGCGGGCACGGTGGCTTCGTCGGCCTGTTGCTCGGTTCGACCACGGTCGCGCTGGCTACCCACGCGCACTGCCCGGTGGTCTCCGTGCACGGCGACCCACCGGAGACCGGGCCGGTCGTGGTCGGGGTGGATGGCAGCGAGCTCAGCGAGCAGGCCACCGGACATGCCTTCGAGCAGGCCTCGCTACGCGGTGCCGAGCTGGTGGCCGTGCACACCTGGAGCGATGCCGACACCGATGTCGTGTTCAGCGCCGCCCGGATGGAGTTCGAGTGGGAGCCGGTCGAGGACGCCGAGCGCAGGGTGCTGGCCGAGCGGCTGGCAGGCTGGCAGGCGGAGTACCCGGATGTGGTGGTGCACAAGGTCGTCGCCAAGGACCGGCCACGCCACCAGCTACTGGAGTGGGGTGAGGTGGCGCGGTTGCTGGTGGTCGGCAGCCGCGGCCGCGGCGGGTTCCGCGGCCTGCTGCTCGGGTCCACCAGCCAGGCACTGATCCACCACGCGACCTGCCCGGTCATGGTCGTGCGGCCCGAGCACGGGTACCCAGATGGGGGTGGTGGCTAG